A window of the Lactuca sativa cultivar Salinas chromosome 5, Lsat_Salinas_v11, whole genome shotgun sequence genome harbors these coding sequences:
- the LOC111910198 gene encoding palmitoyl-monogalactosyldiacylglycerol delta-7 desaturase, chloroplastic, with product MEIEAHLYIPIKQIKVDKSEPPMALIAPPPAAEFFPKLIHRSKSVPCHLYTEQRRVIQTKTSIKTTHHHHLLKRHALRIVNAVVEGGGQARILLSDVVVKRPKEVYKGRKWNAKDLTTAGVVVAMHLLCGFAPFTFSWGALSVAVALYVVTGLLGITLSFHRNLSHKSFKLPKWLEYTFAYCGVHALQGNPIDWVSTHRYHHQYCDSEKDPHSPIEGFWFSHMGWLLDTDNITKRCGEPNNVGDLEKQPFYRFLRRTYVAHPVTLALVLYALGGFPFIVWGMGVRIVWVYHITWLVNSACHVWGQQAWDTGDLSRNNWWVGILAFGEGWHNNHHAFEYSAKHGLEWWQIDMTWYMIRFLEIIGVAADVKLPTQTHIQRMTFPPKT from the exons atgGAGATAGAAGCACATCTTTATATACCTATCAAACAAATCAAGGTTGATAAATCAGAACCACCAATGGCGTTGATAGCGCCACCTCCTGCCGCCGAATTCTTTCCAAAACTAATCCACCGCTCAAAATCGGTACCATGTCACCTCTACACCGAACAGCGGCGGGTTATACAGACAAAAACGAGTATCaaaaccacccaccaccaccacctcctcaaaaGACATGCATTGCGAATTGTCAACGCGGTGGTGGAAGGCGGTGGACAGGCAAGAATTTTGTTGTCGGACGTGGTGGTGAAGCGGCCGAAGGAGGTGTATAAGGGTAGGAAATGGAATGCCAAGGACCTGACGACGGCGGGAGTGGTGGTGGCGATGCATTTGCTATGTGGTTTCGCTCCATTTACATTCAGTTGGGGAGCTTTATCGGTAGCGGTGGCGTTGTATGTGGTGACTGGGCTTTTGGGTATTACTCTCTCCTTCCACAGAAATCTATCTCACAAAAGCTTCAAGCTCCCGAAATGGCTTGAATACACGTTCGCTTATTGCGGGGTCCATGCTCTTCAG GGAAACCCAATAGATTGGGTGAGCACACATAGGTATCATCATCAATATTGTGATTCGGAGAAAGATCCACATAGCCCGATTGAAGGATTTTGGTTCAGTCATATGGGTTGGTTGCTTGATACTGACAACATTACAAAAAGG TGTGGAGAGCCGAACAACGTTGGAGATTTGGAGAAACAACCATTTTATAGGTTTCTTAGAAGAACATATGTCGCACATCCAGTAACACTCGCCCTTGTTCTATATGCACTCGGGGGATTTCCTTTTATTGTATGGGGAATG GGTGTGAGAATAGTTTGGGTGTACCACATTACATGGCTAGTGAACTCGGCTTGTCATGTATGGGGACAACAAGCATGGGACACCGGAGACCTTTCAAGAAACAATTG GTGGGTGGGAATACTCGCATTTGGAGAAGGATGGCACAACAATCACCATGCATTTGAATACTCAGCAAAACATGGATTAGAATGGTGGCAGATCGATATGACATGGTATATGATTCGGTTTCTTGAGATAATTGGGGTGGCCGCTGATGTTAAGCTACCAACACAAACTCATATTCAAAGAATGACATTCCCTCCCAAAACTTGA